A stretch of Plesiomonas shigelloides DNA encodes these proteins:
- a CDS encoding restriction endonuclease subunit S: MTALSEIKKYQVYPEYKNSEVDWVGFIPSHWIVTSLKRYAYVKGGFAFSSDLFGDAGKPVIRIGDIKQDGSISLESCKYVPAVVAENSQEYLVSKGQLLMAMTGATIGKAGIYNGEYPALVNQRVGRFQVYDDKLSYRFLWYVLKTLGYQEYIRLTAFGGAQPNISDTAMVAYDSAFPPLGEQTQIANFLDHETAKIDALIEKQQQLISLLQEKRQAVISHAVTKGLNPDVPMKDSGVEWLGEVPEHWVVSRIKNFAKIDSGHTPSRQVEEYWIDCNIPWVSLSDSKTLKIVDYIDDTSNKINELGMANSSAHLLPERSVVFTRDASIGLSAIISKPMAVSQHLIAWICNDSKLIPEFLLLIFYAMENEFERYTFGATIKTIGMDDVRSLSGAFPPLEEQRVLVEWAFQKIASLKNGIDKAESIVELLKERRTALISAAVTGKIDVRNWQAPSQSPTTSTEEQAL; this comes from the coding sequence ATGACAGCTTTGAGCGAAATAAAAAAATATCAGGTATATCCAGAATACAAAAACTCTGAAGTGGATTGGGTTGGCTTCATCCCATCCCACTGGATTGTTACATCTTTAAAACGCTACGCCTACGTAAAAGGTGGCTTTGCTTTTTCTAGCGATTTATTTGGTGATGCCGGCAAGCCAGTAATCAGAATTGGTGATATTAAGCAAGACGGTTCTATTTCATTGGAGTCTTGCAAATATGTTCCTGCTGTTGTGGCGGAAAATAGCCAAGAGTACCTTGTATCAAAAGGTCAGCTACTCATGGCAATGACAGGAGCAACCATCGGTAAAGCTGGTATATATAATGGTGAATATCCCGCGCTGGTCAATCAACGAGTTGGACGATTTCAAGTTTACGATGACAAATTAAGTTATCGTTTTCTTTGGTACGTACTTAAAACACTTGGGTATCAAGAATATATTAGGCTAACAGCTTTTGGTGGTGCGCAGCCAAATATCAGTGATACAGCAATGGTTGCTTATGATTCGGCATTTCCTCCACTTGGCGAACAAACCCAAATCGCCAATTTCCTCGATCACGAAACGGCCAAAATCGATGCGCTGATCGAAAAACAGCAGCAACTGATTTCACTGCTACAAGAAAAGCGCCAAGCAGTCATTAGCCACGCCGTCACCAAAGGGCTAAACCCAGACGTACCGATGAAGGATTCAGGTGTTGAATGGTTGGGTGAAGTGCCAGAGCATTGGGTTGTTAGCAGAATAAAAAATTTCGCCAAAATTGACAGCGGACACACGCCAAGTAGACAGGTAGAAGAATACTGGATCGATTGCAATATACCTTGGGTATCTCTAAGTGATTCCAAGACCCTCAAGATTGTTGATTACATCGATGATACCAGCAACAAGATCAATGAATTGGGCATGGCGAACTCATCTGCTCACTTATTGCCTGAGCGCTCGGTTGTATTTACTCGAGATGCATCAATTGGCTTGAGTGCAATCATAAGCAAGCCAATGGCTGTGTCTCAGCATTTAATTGCTTGGATATGTAATGACTCGAAGCTAATTCCTGAGTTCCTATTGCTAATTTTTTATGCCATGGAAAATGAATTTGAAAGATATACATTTGGTGCAACGATTAAGACCATTGGCATGGATGATGTTCGTTCATTGAGCGGTGCTTTCCCGCCTCTTGAAGAACAAAGAGTTCTTGTAGAGTGGGCATTTCAAAAGATAGCCTCATTAAAGAATGGAATCGATAAAGCAGAAAGCATAGTTGAGCTATTAAAAGAGCGCCGCACAGCCCTTATTTCCGCCGCCGTAACCGGAAAAATCGACGTGCGTAACTGGCAAGCCCCCAGCCAATCCCCCACCACCAGCACTGAAGAGCAGGCGCTATGA
- a CDS encoding type I restriction-modification system subunit M: protein MTNNNFSQVAAFIWSVADLLRGDFKQSQYGRVILPFTLLRRLECVLAPSKEAVVAEYHRITPMNLPEEAQEKFLLRATQTPANPEGLAFFNISPMNLATMGQKDIKANLEKYVQSFSNDAREIFEHFKFDEFVGLLADADLLYKVVKMFATTDLSPTTISNYEMGLVFEELIRRFAESSNETAGEHFTPRDIVRLTTSLVFMEDDDVLNKEGIIRTIYDPTCGTGGFLSSGMEYVHELNPQAVMRAFGQELNPESYAICKADMLIKGQDVSRIKLGNTLSNDQLPADKFDYMLSNPPFGVDWKKIESDIKDEHEQKGFNGRFGAGLPRVSDGSLLFLLHLISKLRDTRNTENVVSDGGRIGIILNGSPLFTGSAGSGESEIRRYILEADLLEAIIALPTDMFYNTGIATYVWILTNKKAAERKGKVLLINGADLSCKMRKSLGSKRNYLDEEEIRAITKSFGAFEAKEEQTESGKPLSAKLFDTHAFGYRRLTIERPLRLSAQITDAAIESLRFAPKPLNTVMQAVYTQFGTTWTDSTYGQLADVEAEVRALIKADFPELKEKQIKDVLDSKLWLSQRMLVDAAQTLQAAVGDKLGGKAQPSHDFNQFELTLKGALKATDIKLDAKQRKQFIDAITWKNPDAEPVIKKVLKEDAQPLYGAFSYKGKVVEFEQDGDLRDNENVPLDPRVSTLSLIESYVKREVLPHVPDAWINADKRDEQDNEIGIVGYEIPFNRHFYVYQPPRALEAIDADLDAVSRDIMQLLQEVHS, encoded by the coding sequence ATGACTAACAACAACTTTTCTCAAGTCGCGGCCTTTATCTGGTCTGTTGCCGATCTGCTGCGCGGTGATTTCAAACAATCACAATACGGTCGGGTGATTTTGCCTTTTACCTTGCTACGCCGCCTTGAGTGTGTGCTTGCCCCAAGTAAAGAGGCTGTTGTTGCCGAGTACCATCGCATCACGCCGATGAACCTGCCGGAAGAAGCTCAAGAAAAATTCCTGCTGCGAGCAACGCAAACCCCAGCCAATCCAGAAGGGCTCGCATTCTTCAATATTTCGCCAATGAATTTGGCCACCATGGGGCAAAAAGACATCAAGGCCAACTTGGAAAAGTATGTGCAGTCATTCTCCAATGATGCGCGTGAAATCTTCGAGCACTTTAAGTTTGATGAATTTGTCGGGCTGCTGGCTGACGCCGACTTGCTGTACAAAGTGGTGAAAATGTTCGCCACCACTGACCTGAGCCCGACAACCATCTCTAACTATGAAATGGGCTTGGTGTTTGAAGAGTTGATCCGCCGCTTTGCTGAAAGCTCGAACGAAACCGCAGGGGAGCACTTTACCCCGCGTGATATCGTGCGCCTCACCACCTCATTGGTCTTTATGGAAGATGATGATGTACTCAACAAAGAAGGCATTATCCGCACCATCTATGACCCGACTTGCGGTACGGGCGGCTTCTTATCCTCCGGTATGGAATATGTGCATGAGCTTAACCCTCAGGCGGTAATGCGAGCCTTTGGTCAGGAGCTCAACCCTGAATCTTACGCTATCTGTAAGGCAGATATGCTGATCAAGGGGCAAGATGTTAGCCGCATCAAGCTGGGTAATACCCTATCAAATGACCAACTGCCTGCCGATAAATTTGATTACATGCTCTCTAACCCGCCGTTCGGGGTAGATTGGAAAAAGATTGAAAGCGACATTAAAGACGAACACGAGCAAAAAGGCTTTAATGGCCGCTTTGGTGCCGGTTTGCCGCGCGTATCGGATGGCTCACTGCTGTTTTTGCTGCACTTGATCAGTAAATTACGTGATACGCGTAATACAGAAAATGTCGTCAGTGACGGTGGTCGGATTGGCATTATCCTCAATGGCTCGCCGCTGTTTACCGGCAGTGCGGGAAGCGGTGAAAGTGAGATCCGCCGTTATATTCTGGAAGCTGACCTGCTCGAAGCCATTATTGCCCTGCCGACAGACATGTTCTACAACACCGGCATTGCCACCTATGTGTGGATCTTGACCAACAAGAAAGCCGCCGAGCGTAAAGGTAAGGTTCTGTTGATCAATGGTGCCGATTTGAGCTGTAAGATGCGCAAATCACTCGGCTCGAAGCGTAACTACTTAGACGAAGAAGAAATTCGCGCCATTACCAAAAGCTTCGGGGCCTTTGAAGCCAAAGAAGAACAAACCGAAAGCGGCAAACCTCTGAGCGCCAAGTTGTTCGATACTCATGCCTTTGGCTATCGCCGACTGACCATTGAGCGCCCACTGCGTCTGTCAGCGCAAATCACCGATGCCGCCATTGAGTCTTTACGCTTTGCCCCAAAACCGCTCAATACCGTGATGCAAGCGGTGTATACCCAATTTGGCACAACGTGGACAGACTCCACCTATGGCCAATTGGCGGATGTAGAAGCGGAAGTCCGCGCCCTGATTAAAGCTGACTTCCCTGAGCTGAAAGAAAAACAAATCAAAGACGTATTAGATAGCAAACTCTGGCTTAGCCAGCGCATGCTGGTGGATGCAGCCCAAACGCTACAAGCCGCTGTAGGCGACAAGCTAGGCGGCAAAGCGCAACCGTCACATGACTTCAATCAGTTTGAACTCACCCTCAAAGGGGCGCTGAAAGCCACTGACATCAAGTTAGATGCCAAGCAGAGAAAACAGTTTATCGACGCCATTACATGGAAAAACCCAGACGCCGAACCGGTTATCAAAAAAGTGCTGAAAGAAGATGCACAGCCTCTGTATGGCGCATTCAGCTATAAAGGCAAAGTGGTCGAATTTGAGCAAGATGGCGACCTGCGTGATAACGAAAACGTACCATTAGACCCGAGAGTAAGCACATTAAGCCTGATTGAAAGCTATGTGAAACGTGAAGTGCTGCCTCATGTACCCGATGCGTGGATTAACGCCGATAAGCGCGATGAACAAGATAACGAAATTGGCATTGTGGGTTATGAAATCCCGTTTAATCGCCATTTCTACGTTTATCAGCCGCCACGTGCACTGGAAGCTATTGATGCCGATCTGGATGCGGTAAGCCGTGACATTATGCAGCTGCTGCAAGAGGTGCATTCGTAA
- the drt3a gene encoding antiviral reverse transcriptase Drt3a — protein MNRQSFTTSALKRCLSQSDKHSLANMGSRSCVDSLINDAIKIADENFRSGISVNKIFVKGNCVYSSSCLKEKLILRHCNSNLKTVRSLLPKQRNNIISELKIYLKEGTVYRVYRLDIKSFFESIDLQVLLNKLHNEQSISMHTKNLIEWYLRSCERIHSSSGLPRGLEISPILSELYLSNFDKVINRHPNVIYYSRFVDDMIIISDGCEDDGEFIKEVQGVLPNGLRLNKNKLSISPLIPKRSCGDKASRGDKLIYEFDFLGYAFSIVDHYLENAGAAQRVYRTVRVELSKKRIKKIKTRVAKAFYSYHKNGDFKLLLDRISFLTSNRDLSRKIKASDSAGKSKISTGVYYSNSMIDGGTKSLEELDDFLIFCVKSNRGRFGKINFRALTINQKKEILRNSFKKGFLSRVYRAYNFNRYVEITKIWL, from the coding sequence ATGAATCGACAGTCATTTACCACATCAGCACTTAAACGATGCTTGAGTCAAAGTGATAAACATTCTCTAGCTAATATGGGGAGTAGATCCTGTGTGGATTCGTTAATCAATGACGCCATTAAAATAGCTGATGAGAACTTTCGCTCAGGAATTAGTGTAAATAAAATTTTCGTGAAAGGAAACTGTGTTTATTCTTCATCATGCCTGAAAGAAAAACTAATTCTTAGACACTGTAACTCAAACTTGAAAACTGTAAGGTCTTTGCTGCCAAAGCAAAGGAATAATATAATTTCAGAGTTAAAGATTTATTTAAAAGAAGGTACGGTATATAGAGTTTATCGACTGGACATAAAATCTTTTTTTGAGTCAATTGATTTGCAAGTGCTTCTAAATAAACTTCACAACGAACAAAGCATATCAATGCATACAAAGAACTTGATTGAATGGTATCTAAGAAGTTGTGAGAGAATTCATTCGTCAAGCGGATTGCCTAGAGGCCTTGAGATTAGTCCGATATTGTCAGAGCTATATTTGTCTAACTTTGATAAGGTGATAAATAGACATCCAAACGTTATTTATTACTCTAGATTTGTGGATGATATGATAATAATTTCGGACGGATGTGAGGATGATGGTGAGTTTATTAAAGAAGTGCAGGGAGTGTTGCCTAACGGATTGAGATTAAACAAAAATAAGTTAAGCATTTCACCGTTAATTCCAAAGCGAAGTTGTGGTGATAAAGCCAGTAGAGGTGATAAATTAATTTATGAGTTTGATTTTTTGGGTTATGCATTTTCTATAGTAGACCACTATTTGGAAAATGCAGGAGCAGCGCAAAGAGTATATAGAACCGTAAGAGTTGAACTATCTAAAAAAAGAATAAAAAAAATAAAAACAAGAGTCGCTAAAGCGTTTTATTCTTACCACAAGAATGGAGACTTCAAACTCTTATTAGATAGGATCTCCTTTCTTACAAGTAATAGAGATTTGAGTAGGAAAATAAAGGCGTCAGATTCGGCAGGGAAAAGTAAAATTAGTACAGGAGTGTATTATAGCAACTCGATGATTGATGGCGGGACAAAAAGCTTGGAGGAATTGGATGACTTTCTGATATTTTGTGTAAAATCTAATCGAGGTCGATTTGGGAAGATTAATTTTCGCGCGCTTACTATTAATCAAAAAAAAGAAATTCTTCGTAATAGCTTTAAGAAGGGTTTTTTAAGCCGAGTTTACAGGGCATATAATTTCAATCGCTATGTAGAGATTACAAAAATATGGCTATGA
- the drt3b gene encoding antiviral reverse transcriptase Drt3b, with protein sequence MAMRKKTIKLDKKDYLRALLCDTQPTDCPIILSNDGLYLNAIECEKKESGSAFNPTCSFYKKIINPALDDSMKYESRMQRKKSQSSPFVYCIVKDPVSLRHLSLIHPRAQVNYCEFYRDYAPVITHNASKSNYSRRYPRKVANSFFMFENDVMNKYRGDDIETEGNELMRRYSSSYFSYSGYGRKYKLFQSKEYYELEKKFSVMWMLDVSHCFDSIYTHSVAWALKSKPYIREFVKHGNQFGQELDTLMQRSNNNETNGIPIGAEFSRVFAELIFQRIDFNIENYLFSEFGFVNGKDYSILRYVDDFVLFCNSGSDAEIIYKTIDIKLKEFNLQLNVSKFERYSRPFCTKKTGVLTKVNSSINELYSKLYSKIDGVVSLAKIKDKHKFKLHFINNIKAICVDSGSSYDEVSSYVISSLAKTIMYVMHKFPVDTINSDDETKTKVKDIVFILSDIMLFLFSVSPRVSSSYKLSKIMVLAGCYLRELSSDSSRVFMDSLVNSVENINFGKGDDGVFIDGFISIEKINLVLSATFFSDNYLIGKGFFDGVLKKKKMDYFTIISLLFYFRNRKPYLEFKVTLEDEVKKILGDMELLQSSENAHLFLDVMSCPFVSIKTRRYLYRKYLKKYEPSLQRQPLEIEEDLNLLLETSWFVKWDELNLIRMIEKKELNDSY encoded by the coding sequence ATGGCTATGAGAAAGAAAACAATCAAGCTGGACAAGAAAGATTATCTCCGAGCATTACTTTGTGATACGCAGCCAACTGATTGCCCAATTATTTTATCTAATGATGGGCTGTATTTAAATGCAATCGAGTGTGAAAAAAAAGAAAGCGGATCTGCTTTTAATCCTACTTGTTCATTTTATAAAAAAATAATAAATCCCGCCCTCGATGATTCGATGAAATATGAAAGTCGGATGCAGAGGAAAAAATCACAAAGCTCTCCATTTGTATATTGTATAGTAAAAGATCCAGTAAGTTTAAGACATCTATCATTGATTCATCCAAGAGCACAAGTTAATTACTGTGAATTTTATAGGGATTATGCGCCAGTAATTACCCATAATGCATCTAAAAGCAATTATTCAAGAAGATACCCGCGGAAGGTCGCTAATTCATTTTTCATGTTTGAAAATGATGTGATGAATAAGTACAGAGGGGATGATATTGAAACGGAAGGAAATGAACTGATGAGAAGGTATTCCTCATCATATTTTTCTTATTCTGGATACGGTAGGAAATATAAGTTATTTCAAAGTAAAGAGTATTATGAGTTAGAGAAGAAGTTTTCGGTTATGTGGATGCTGGATGTCTCACACTGCTTCGATAGTATTTATACACACTCTGTTGCTTGGGCATTAAAAAGTAAGCCTTATATTCGTGAGTTTGTAAAGCATGGCAATCAATTCGGGCAGGAGTTAGATACTCTAATGCAGCGAAGCAATAATAATGAAACAAATGGTATTCCTATTGGCGCTGAATTTAGCCGTGTCTTTGCAGAGCTGATCTTTCAACGTATTGATTTTAATATAGAAAACTATCTTTTTTCTGAGTTTGGTTTTGTTAACGGGAAAGATTATTCTATTTTAAGGTATGTAGATGACTTTGTTTTGTTTTGTAATAGTGGTAGTGATGCGGAGATTATTTACAAAACCATTGATATCAAACTAAAAGAGTTCAATTTGCAACTTAATGTTAGTAAGTTTGAAAGGTATTCGAGACCTTTTTGTACAAAAAAAACAGGGGTGCTCACAAAGGTAAATAGCTCAATTAATGAGCTTTATTCTAAACTCTATTCAAAAATTGATGGGGTAGTATCTCTTGCTAAGATAAAAGATAAGCATAAGTTCAAATTGCATTTTATCAACAATATAAAAGCAATTTGTGTAGATAGTGGTTCTTCTTATGATGAGGTTTCCTCATACGTTATCTCATCCCTAGCTAAAACGATAATGTATGTTATGCATAAATTTCCAGTGGATACTATTAATAGTGATGATGAAACTAAAACCAAGGTTAAAGATATTGTGTTCATATTGAGTGACATAATGCTTTTTTTATTTAGTGTTAGCCCGAGAGTGTCATCTTCATATAAACTATCAAAAATAATGGTTTTGGCTGGTTGTTATCTCAGAGAACTATCCAGCGATAGTAGCCGAGTCTTCATGGATTCATTGGTTAATTCTGTTGAGAATATTAACTTTGGTAAGGGGGATGACGGTGTTTTTATTGATGGGTTTATTTCAATTGAAAAAATAAATCTCGTTCTGTCTGCAACATTCTTTAGTGATAACTACCTTATTGGTAAGGGTTTTTTTGATGGCGTGTTGAAAAAGAAAAAGATGGACTATTTTACAATAATTTCTTTGTTGTTTTATTTTAGGAATAGGAAACCATATCTTGAATTTAAGGTTACTCTTGAAGATGAAGTTAAAAAAATATTAGGTGACATGGAATTGCTACAGTCTTCAGAGAATGCCCACCTATTTTTGGATGTTATGTCATGTCCATTTGTTTCAATTAAAACAAGACGCTATTTGTATAGAAAGTATCTAAAAAAATATGAGCCCAGTTTGCAAAGGCAACCCTTAGAAATAGAGGAGGATTTGAACCTGTTATTGGAGACTAGCTGGTTTGTCAAGTGGGATGAGCTAAATCTAATTAGAATGATTGAGAAAAAAGAGTTGAATGATAGTTATTGA
- a CDS encoding inovirus-type Gp2 protein produces MAFRVEEQNSRPYAGYGQHIWPIVNEPIDKLMLNSFIRQLEKILSHYSKVLLVRIDLHPLIYSPDNRSVQHVLREFSKMVRKSPYSKQLGIICVRERVNSHKEHYHLVLMLNGNKIQKPDYVLHMLKELWQRRVNGSVHLVENSYYRIERGQSQTIFEAIYRLSYLAKQRSKERDNPKASKPYLNTLPWKGNSKPKDDRLLVAVR; encoded by the coding sequence ATGGCATTTAGAGTCGAAGAGCAAAACTCCCGCCCCTATGCAGGTTACGGACAACATATCTGGCCTATCGTGAACGAACCCATCGATAAGCTCATGCTAAATAGCTTTATACGGCAGCTGGAAAAGATCCTGTCACACTACAGCAAGGTACTGCTCGTTAGAATTGATTTACACCCTCTGATCTACAGCCCTGATAACCGCTCAGTACAGCACGTGTTACGCGAGTTTAGCAAAATGGTACGCAAGAGCCCTTACAGCAAACAACTGGGCATTATTTGTGTGCGAGAAAGAGTGAACTCACACAAAGAACACTACCATCTCGTACTCATGCTCAACGGCAACAAGATACAAAAGCCAGATTACGTTCTGCACATGCTAAAAGAGCTGTGGCAGCGCCGCGTTAACGGTAGCGTTCATCTCGTGGAGAATAGCTACTACCGCATTGAGCGCGGCCAGTCACAAACCATTTTTGAGGCTATTTACCGCTTAAGCTATCTAGCCAAACAGCGCAGTAAAGAACGTGATAACCCGAAAGCCAGCAAACCTTACCTCAACACACTGCCATGGAAAGGCAATAGCAAACCCAAGGATGATCGCTTGCTGGTGGCGGTAAGATAG
- a CDS encoding helix-turn-helix transcriptional regulator: MMSAHTPIYDDNESMYRKGLLRTRDVAELLDISVSYLRKLIKQGKVPAPDFSDGRVYRWQRYTILNFLGTPYPPCQP, encoded by the coding sequence ATGATGTCAGCACATACACCAATCTATGACGATAACGAATCTATGTACCGTAAGGGTCTTCTTCGTACTCGTGACGTTGCCGAGTTACTCGATATCAGCGTGAGCTACCTGCGCAAATTGATCAAACAAGGAAAAGTGCCAGCACCGGATTTCTCTGATGGGCGCGTTTACCGCTGGCAGCGTTATACGATTCTGAACTTTTTAGGCACCCCTTACCCGCCATGCCAACCTTAA
- a CDS encoding helix-turn-helix transcriptional regulator — MQENTASYTDGFIREKERREITQISRTTAWDLERKGQFPKRRKLTPHGKSVAWLRSEVLAWVASRQVVGGQ, encoded by the coding sequence ATGCAAGAAAACACAGCTAGCTACACTGATGGGTTCATCCGCGAAAAAGAACGTCGTGAAATCACGCAAATTTCTCGCACCACCGCATGGGATTTAGAGCGTAAAGGTCAGTTTCCTAAACGTCGTAAGCTGACACCGCATGGTAAAAGCGTCGCTTGGTTGCGCTCAGAAGTATTGGCATGGGTTGCCAGCCGTCAAGTGGTCGGAGGCCAGTAA
- a CDS encoding aminodeoxychorismate synthase component II, translating into MLLLIDNYDSFTYNLYQYFCELGCEVMVRRNDSLTLADIEQLAPSHLVISPGPCTPDQAGVSLAAIHHFAERLPILGVCLGHQALAQVFGGKVVRARQVMHGKVSAIRHTGLGVFEGLPDPLSVTRYHSLVVEADSLPDCFDITAWSERDGRFDEIMGIRHRHLPLQGVQFHPESILSEQGHSLLANFIAG; encoded by the coding sequence ATGCTGCTGCTTATCGATAACTATGACTCTTTTACCTATAACCTGTACCAGTACTTTTGCGAGCTGGGCTGTGAGGTCATGGTGCGCCGCAACGATAGCCTAACGCTGGCCGATATCGAGCAGCTTGCGCCATCCCATTTGGTGATTTCCCCTGGGCCTTGCACGCCCGATCAGGCAGGGGTGTCGCTGGCGGCTATCCACCATTTTGCGGAGCGTTTACCGATCCTCGGCGTCTGCCTGGGTCATCAGGCGCTGGCGCAGGTGTTTGGCGGCAAGGTGGTACGGGCACGGCAGGTGATGCACGGCAAAGTCTCGGCCATCCGGCATACCGGTTTGGGCGTCTTTGAGGGCTTGCCCGATCCGCTGTCGGTCACGCGTTATCACTCACTGGTGGTGGAGGCTGATTCACTGCCGGATTGTTTTGATATTACGGCTTGGAGTGAGCGTGATGGTCGCTTTGATGAAATCATGGGGATCCGACACCGCCATTTACCGCTGCAAGGGGTGCAGTTCCATCCCGAGAGCATCTTGAGCGAGCAAGGGCATAGCTTGCTGGCCAATTTTATTGCCGGCTAA
- a CDS encoding aspartate aminotransferase family protein codes for MVPCYAPAAFIPVRGQGSRVWDQQGKEYIDFTGGIAVNALGHCHPALVETLLQQGQTLWHLSNVYTNEPALQLAQYLVTHTFAGKVFLANSGAEANEAALKLARRYAIDHHSPYKTQIIAFRQAFHGRTFFTVSTGGQPKYSDGFGPKPADIIHVPYNDLAAVRAVIGDHTCAVMVEPVQGEGGVIPATEAFLSGLRELCDQHDALLIFDEVQTGVGRSGSLYAYMQYAVTPDILTTAKALGGGFPIGAMLTTSEFASSLTVGTHGSTYGGNPLACAVAHTVLRTVNTPSVQEGVLLRARQFHQQLQAINQEFGLFREIRGLGLLIGAELQAPYIGQAKAFLNVAAEEGLMLLMAGPDVLRFAPSLVIEEQDIALGMARLRAAIRRVCMPPSASSQSGLSAG; via the coding sequence ATGGTGCCGTGTTATGCGCCAGCGGCCTTTATTCCGGTACGTGGCCAAGGTTCACGGGTGTGGGATCAGCAGGGCAAAGAGTACATCGATTTTACCGGTGGCATTGCCGTTAATGCGCTCGGACATTGCCATCCGGCGCTGGTGGAAACCTTGCTGCAGCAGGGGCAAACCCTGTGGCACCTGAGCAATGTCTACACCAACGAGCCGGCACTGCAGCTGGCGCAGTATCTGGTGACGCACACTTTTGCCGGTAAAGTCTTTTTGGCCAATTCGGGCGCAGAAGCCAATGAGGCGGCGCTCAAACTGGCGCGTCGTTACGCCATCGACCATCACTCGCCGTATAAAACTCAGATTATCGCCTTTCGGCAGGCCTTTCATGGCCGCACCTTTTTTACCGTCAGTACCGGCGGGCAGCCGAAATACTCCGATGGTTTTGGCCCCAAACCGGCGGACATCATCCATGTGCCGTATAACGATCTGGCTGCGGTGCGCGCCGTGATCGGCGATCACACCTGCGCGGTGATGGTCGAGCCGGTGCAAGGGGAAGGCGGAGTCATTCCGGCCACGGAAGCGTTTTTAAGTGGGCTGCGTGAGCTGTGCGATCAGCATGACGCCTTACTGATTTTCGATGAGGTCCAGACCGGCGTTGGCCGCTCCGGTAGTTTGTATGCCTACATGCAATACGCGGTGACGCCGGATATTCTCACCACCGCCAAAGCGTTAGGCGGTGGCTTTCCGATTGGCGCTATGCTGACCACCAGTGAGTTTGCCTCCAGTTTGACGGTCGGTACCCACGGTTCGACCTATGGCGGTAATCCGTTAGCCTGTGCGGTGGCGCATACCGTGCTGCGCACCGTCAATACGCCGAGTGTGCAAGAGGGCGTGTTGCTACGGGCGCGACAGTTTCATCAGCAGTTGCAGGCCATCAATCAGGAGTTCGGTCTGTTTCGCGAGATCCGCGGTTTAGGGCTGCTGATTGGCGCTGAGCTACAAGCGCCCTATATCGGGCAAGCGAAGGCCTTTTTAAATGTGGCCGCCGAAGAAGGGCTGATGCTGCTGATGGCCGGACCCGATGTCCTGCGCTTTGCGCCGTCATTGGTGATTGAGGAGCAGGATATTGCGTTGGGGATGGCACGCTTGCGGGCGGCGATTCGCCGCGTTTGTATGCCTCCATCCGCGAGTAGCCAATCTGGCCTCAGTGCTGGGTGA